One genomic region from Solwaraspora sp. WMMD792 encodes:
- a CDS encoding amino-acid N-acetyltransferase, translated as MTDPGSDAGLVVRRARTRDVRGIRRLIDLYSPDRRLLSKATVTLFEDVQEFWVAERSADGAIVGCGALHVMWEDLAEIRTVAVDPQCRGRRIGHRIVTELLAVARQLGVARVFVLTFETRFFASFGFVEIDGAPVPAQVYEQLLRSYDEGVAEFLGLERVKPNTLGNTRMLLHLR; from the coding sequence GTGACGGATCCCGGATCCGACGCCGGCCTGGTCGTCCGGCGGGCCCGGACCCGCGACGTACGGGGCATCCGCCGGCTGATCGACCTGTACAGCCCCGACCGTCGGCTGCTCAGCAAGGCCACGGTCACGCTGTTCGAGGACGTCCAGGAGTTCTGGGTCGCCGAGCGGTCGGCGGACGGGGCGATCGTCGGCTGCGGCGCGCTGCACGTGATGTGGGAGGACCTGGCGGAGATCCGTACCGTCGCGGTCGACCCGCAGTGCCGGGGCCGGCGGATCGGGCACCGGATCGTGACGGAGCTGCTCGCCGTCGCCCGTCAGCTGGGCGTGGCCCGGGTGTTCGTGCTCACCTTCGAGACCAGGTTCTTCGCCAGCTTCGGCTTCGTCGAGATCGACGGGGCCCCGGTGCCGGCCCAGGTCTACGAGCAGCTGCTGCGTTCGTACGACGAGGGCGTCGCCGAGTTCCTCGGGTTGGAGCGGGTCAAGCCGAACACGCTCGGCAACACCCGGATGCTGCTGCACCTGCGCTGA
- a CDS encoding dienelactone hydrolase family protein, translating into MGEMVSYRSNGGTSEGYLALPPAPGEGGAAGAAPAVIVIQEWWGLVPHITAVADRLAEAGFVALAPDLYHGVQATEPDDARRLLMGLAMDQAAKDIAGAAEYLAGRAESAGDTVGTVGFCAGGSLALWSATLTGRIVATAGFYPALPWERMRPDWAGYAGKSAMIHCSEQDGTSAADGIQQAKGYIEAAGGGCVVYDYPGTRHAFFNDDRPESYDDDASTRAWARTLEMFRTRLG; encoded by the coding sequence ATGGGCGAGATGGTGAGCTACCGCAGCAACGGCGGGACCAGCGAGGGATACCTGGCCCTGCCACCGGCACCCGGGGAGGGCGGCGCGGCGGGCGCCGCACCTGCGGTCATCGTGATCCAGGAATGGTGGGGGCTGGTGCCGCACATCACCGCGGTCGCCGACCGGCTTGCCGAGGCGGGGTTCGTGGCCCTCGCTCCCGACCTCTACCACGGCGTACAGGCGACCGAGCCGGACGACGCCCGCCGGCTGCTGATGGGCCTGGCGATGGACCAGGCGGCCAAGGACATCGCCGGCGCCGCCGAGTACCTCGCCGGTCGGGCCGAGTCGGCGGGCGACACCGTCGGTACGGTCGGCTTCTGCGCCGGCGGCAGCCTGGCGCTCTGGTCGGCCACGCTGACCGGGCGGATCGTCGCCACCGCCGGGTTCTACCCGGCGCTGCCGTGGGAGCGGATGCGTCCCGACTGGGCGGGCTACGCCGGCAAGTCGGCGATGATCCACTGCTCGGAGCAGGACGGCACCTCCGCCGCCGACGGGATCCAGCAGGCCAAGGGCTACATCGAGGCGGCCGGCGGGGGTTGCGTGGTCTACGACTACCCTGGCACCCGGCACGCGTTCTTCAATGACGACCGGCCGGAGTCGTACGACGACGACGCGTCGACGCGTGCCTGGGCGCGGACCTTGGAGATGTTCCGGACCCGACTCGGCTGA
- a CDS encoding Ppx/GppA phosphatase family protein, translated as MAGIDCGTNAVRLLIADLPDPWQPAESGTGPVTGAGPVTEAGSPVGSVAAPLTDVVRRMEIVRLGEGVDRTRRLASAAIERTRQALTGYAAELAAHGVERVRMCATSASRDADNADEFVAMVQATLGVTPEVVTGDEEARLTFAGAVGGLAATAPAPYLVVDIGGGSSEFVVGTDTVHRAVSVDVGCVRMTERHLRADPPTAAQIAAAERDIAAAVDRALSVVTGPDRSGPPPTLVGLAGSVTTVAGIALRLDSYRADRLHHARISYDQVAEVTADLLAMPVGQRLRIPVMHPGRADVIAAGALVLRIVMERADVSSVVASEHDILDGICLSLR; from the coding sequence GTGGCGGGCATCGACTGTGGCACCAACGCGGTTCGGTTGCTGATCGCGGACCTGCCGGACCCGTGGCAGCCGGCAGAATCCGGGACCGGCCCGGTCACGGGGGCCGGCCCGGTCACGGAGGCCGGCTCGCCGGTCGGGTCGGTCGCCGCGCCGCTGACCGACGTGGTCCGTCGGATGGAGATCGTCCGGCTCGGGGAAGGCGTCGACCGGACCCGCCGGCTCGCCTCGGCGGCCATCGAACGGACCCGGCAGGCCCTCACCGGGTACGCCGCCGAGCTGGCCGCGCACGGCGTCGAGCGGGTGCGGATGTGCGCCACCTCGGCCAGCCGCGACGCCGACAACGCCGACGAGTTCGTGGCGATGGTGCAGGCCACCCTCGGAGTGACCCCGGAGGTGGTGACCGGCGACGAGGAGGCCCGGCTCACCTTCGCCGGGGCGGTCGGTGGGCTGGCCGCCACCGCGCCGGCACCGTACCTGGTGGTGGACATCGGCGGCGGGTCGAGCGAGTTCGTCGTCGGCACCGACACGGTGCACCGGGCGGTGTCGGTGGACGTCGGCTGCGTACGGATGACCGAGCGGCACCTGCGTGCCGATCCGCCGACCGCCGCCCAGATCGCCGCCGCCGAACGCGACATCGCGGCGGCGGTCGACCGGGCGCTGTCGGTGGTGACGGGGCCGGACCGGTCCGGCCCGCCGCCGACGCTGGTCGGGCTCGCCGGGTCGGTGACCACGGTGGCCGGGATCGCGCTGCGGCTGGACAGCTACCGGGCGGACCGGCTGCACCACGCCCGGATCAGCTACGACCAGGTGGCCGAGGTGACCGCCGACCTGCTGGCCATGCCGGTCGGGCAGCGGCTGCGGATCCCGGTGATGCACCCGGGCCGGGCCGACGTGATCGCCGCCGGCGCCCTGGTGCTGCGGATCGTCATGGAACGCGCCGACGTGTCGTCGGTGGTGGCCAGTGAGCACGACATCCTGGACGGGATCTGCCTGAGCTTGCGGTGA